In Triplophysa rosa linkage group LG7, Trosa_1v2, whole genome shotgun sequence, the following proteins share a genomic window:
- the LOC130556783 gene encoding zinc finger E-box-binding homeobox 2-like isoform X1 produces the protein MAERSRGKRRKQANPRRNQGDIERCLGSEGEDEGSVWGMDALDSRDVQDKISLTASESPELGSPAGCVSPPRESWRDIQTTDSKDPEHTEHSMFGQTDSRVMEDDPVGHRTGSHLLTPARNGSVHSFHGLNGNVSPVCWSPGEHESPDGKDDVPLNSPRTPVQTCPYCQRTYRRDASLREHMTFCQEREGGDSVCPLCGYSTPYREQMERHLTLHNQSQEKNSMCDSAMENRKFKCDQCGKAFKYKHHLKEHLRIHSGEKPYECTNCKKRFSHSGSYSSHLSSKKCLGGGTTGNGAHFNGHSHPAYLFLPPTLPPVLCGRNSIRGKGSPYGPLHIDQLTLPDSAVAAELSRSWDPAADLAMRTGVFKGTTLLPLLQSRNKFEQLLQDMLRREVGEQGQKAGEGLFAGVSCRWCSQVFPSEATLAHHKLDQCRSKDAVKEGSPQSHRHKAESPLNFSRPSNVPYDTQTSPTNSVPYRDLSSPQCASWHSVPQQILVPLPTPMQLSQDSPKHKHWPNEENSPRKPNPIDPTSPSGPERQQTIASRFGFPPCMDLFVNSTSPRQPSHRVLGSEVVQSEPLDLSIPKAHYVPKECKNQTCNGFSPHREGRDNGNMFMPQQVGGAYAVSPLFGSTVFSNYPLFNHIIPGSLTGMGHNGLTSLPLTPPATSPGFLSPVAFMPEADSESWMKRIQHERHSMMNEVMNRGGLEYLSLMEDGLDGDIGPGRKRLKKTEEGLYACDICDKTFQKSSSLLRHKYEHTGKRPHECQICKKAFKHKHHLIEHSRLHSGEKPYQCDKCGKRFSHSGSYSQHMNHRYAFCSRDGDPDAAEEESPVTERSARTDAGVSALEDSGAYLSDSSIEEAPLEEDEEEENSLNNHLQEKSMMTGSKDTTGESEENPVKTEQNEDMQITNDTGTETE, from the exons ATGGCAGAGAGGAGCCGAGGAAAACGAAGGAAACAGGCAAACCCACGGAGAAACCAAG GTGACATCGAGCGCTGTCTGGGTTCTGAGGGTGAAGATGAAGGCAGCGTCTGGGGGATGGATGCTCTGGACAGCAGAGATGTTCAGGATAAAATAAGTCTGACGGCCAGCGAGAGCCCGGAGCTCGGCAGCCCGGCCGGGTGTGTCAGTCCCCCGAGAGAGAGCTGGAGAGACATCCAAACCACGGACTCCAAAGACCCCGAGCACACAGAACACAGCATGTTCG GTCAGACCGACTCTCGCGTGATGGAGGATGACCCTGTGGGCCACAGAACGGGGTCACACCTGCTCACCCCGGCACGCAACGGATCCGTCCATTCATTCCACGGTCTTAATGGTAACGTGTCACCCGTCTGCTGGTCGCCAGGCGAACACGAGTCGCCCGATGGGAAAG ACGACGTTCCCTTAAACTCCCCACGGACACCGGTTCAGACGTGCCCGTATTGCCAGCGGACATACCGACGTGATGCGTCTCTGAGGGAACACATGACGTTCTgtcaggagagagagggaggagacAGTGTTTGTCCTTTGTGCGGGTACAGCACACCATACCGGGAACAGATGGAACGACACTTGACGCTTCACAACCAAAGCCAAGAGAAG AACTCCATGTGTGATTCAGCGATGGAGAACCGGAAGTTTAAGTGTGACCAGTGTGGAAAAGCCTTTAAATACAAACACCACCTCAAAGAACATCTCCGCATTCACAGCG GTGAGAAGCCGTACGAATGCACCAACTGTAAGAAGCGCTTTAGTCACTCAGGCTCCTACAGTTCTCATCTCAGCAGCAAGAAGTGTCTCGGCGGGGGTACGACAGGCAACGGAGCTCATTTTAATGGCCACTCCCACCCTGCCTACCTCTTCCTGCCCCCGACGTTGCCCCCTGTGCTCTGCGGTAGAAACAGCATCAGGGGGAAGGGCTCTCCGTACGGTCCGCTCCACATAGACCAACTCACCTTGCCGGATTCTGCAGTGGCGGCAGAGCTGAGCAGGTCATGGGACCCTGCGGCAGATTTGGCCATGAGGACGGGCGTGTTTAAAGGCACCACTTTACTGCCGTTACTGCAGTCGCGCAACAAGTTCGAGCAGCTGTTGCAAGACATGCTTCGCAGGGAAGTGGGAGAACAGGGACAGAAGGCCGGCGAGGGTCTGTTCGCCGGCGTATCGTGTCGGTGGTGTTCGCAAGTGTTTCCCAGCGAGGCGACGCTGGCGCATCACAAACTTGATCAGTGTCGCAGCAAAGACGCAGTCAAAGAGGGCAGTCCGCAATCCCACAGACACAAAGCCGAATCGCCTCTTAACTTCTCTCGACCATCAAACGTGCCTTACGACACCCAGACGTCACCCACCAACAGTGTGCCTTACAGAGACCTGTCGTCACCCCAGTGCGCGTCTTGGCATTCGGTTCCACAACAGATTCTTGTGCCTCTACCGACACCAATGCAACTATCCCAAGATTCCCCTAAACACAAACACTGGCCGAATGAAGAAAACAGCCCTAGAAAACCCAACCCCATTGACCCGACATCACCATCAGGACCTGAACGCCAACAAACCATCGCCTCACGGTTCGGTTTTCCGCCCTGTATGGACCTGTTTGTCAATTCCACATCACCGCGTCAACCGAGTCATCGTGTTCTGGGTTCAGAGGTCGTTCAAAGTGAACCCTTGGATCTCTCCATCCCCAAAGCCCattatgtgcccaaagaatgcAAAAATCAAACTTGTAATGGCTTCTCGCCGCACAGGGAAGGACGAGACAATGGGAATATGTTCATGCCGCAGCAGGTGGGCGGAGCCTATGCCGTATCGCCGCTGTTTGGGAGCACGGTTTTCAGCAACTACCCCCTCTTCAACCACATCATTCCAGGAAGTCTGACGGGAATGGGACACAATGGTCTGACATCACTTCCTCTAACTCCACCGGCCACGAGCCCAGGGTTCCTCTCGCCAGTGGCGTTCATGCCGGAGGCGGACTCAGAATCCTGGATGAAGAGAATTCAGCATGAAAGACATTCAATGATG AATGAGGTGATGAATCGTGGAGGTCTAGAGTATCTGTCTCTGATGGAGGACGGTCTGGATGGAGACATTGGCCCGGGGAGGAAGAGACTGAAAAAGACGGAGGAAGGATTGTACGCTTGTGACATCTGTGACAAAACCTTCCAGAAGAGCAGCTCTCTGCTGCGACACAAATACGAGCACACAG GGAAAAGGCCGCACGAGTGTCAGATCTGCAAGAAGGCCTTTAAACACAAGCATCATTTGATCGAGCACAGCCGTCTGCACTCGGGAGAAAAACCCTATCAGTGTGATAAATGCGGCAAGCGTTTCTCTCACTCGGGCTCGTACTCGCAGCACATGAATCACCGTTACGCCTTCTGCAGCAGAGACGGCGACCCGGACGCGGCCGAAGAGGAGAGTCCCGTCACCGAGCGCAGCGCCAGGACAGACGCGGGCGTATCCGCTCTGGAGGACAGTGGAGCTTATCTCAGTGACTCCAGTATAGAAGAAGCACCGCTGGAGGAAGACGAGGAGGAGGAGAACTCCCTCAATAACCACCTACAGGAGAAAAGCATGATGACGGGGAGTAAAGACACCACAGGAGAATCAGAGGAGAACCCGGtgaaaacagaacagaatgaGGACATGCAGATAACAAATGACACCGGAACAGAGACAGAATGA
- the LOC130556783 gene encoding zinc finger E-box-binding homeobox 2-like isoform X2 produces the protein MDALDSRDVQDKISLTASESPELGSPAGCVSPPRESWRDIQTTDSKDPEHTEHSMFGQTDSRVMEDDPVGHRTGSHLLTPARNGSVHSFHGLNGNVSPVCWSPGEHESPDGKDDVPLNSPRTPVQTCPYCQRTYRRDASLREHMTFCQEREGGDSVCPLCGYSTPYREQMERHLTLHNQSQEKNSMCDSAMENRKFKCDQCGKAFKYKHHLKEHLRIHSGEKPYECTNCKKRFSHSGSYSSHLSSKKCLGGGTTGNGAHFNGHSHPAYLFLPPTLPPVLCGRNSIRGKGSPYGPLHIDQLTLPDSAVAAELSRSWDPAADLAMRTGVFKGTTLLPLLQSRNKFEQLLQDMLRREVGEQGQKAGEGLFAGVSCRWCSQVFPSEATLAHHKLDQCRSKDAVKEGSPQSHRHKAESPLNFSRPSNVPYDTQTSPTNSVPYRDLSSPQCASWHSVPQQILVPLPTPMQLSQDSPKHKHWPNEENSPRKPNPIDPTSPSGPERQQTIASRFGFPPCMDLFVNSTSPRQPSHRVLGSEVVQSEPLDLSIPKAHYVPKECKNQTCNGFSPHREGRDNGNMFMPQQVGGAYAVSPLFGSTVFSNYPLFNHIIPGSLTGMGHNGLTSLPLTPPATSPGFLSPVAFMPEADSESWMKRIQHERHSMMNEVMNRGGLEYLSLMEDGLDGDIGPGRKRLKKTEEGLYACDICDKTFQKSSSLLRHKYEHTGKRPHECQICKKAFKHKHHLIEHSRLHSGEKPYQCDKCGKRFSHSGSYSQHMNHRYAFCSRDGDPDAAEEESPVTERSARTDAGVSALEDSGAYLSDSSIEEAPLEEDEEEENSLNNHLQEKSMMTGSKDTTGESEENPVKTEQNEDMQITNDTGTETE, from the exons ATGGATGCTCTGGACAGCAGAGATGTTCAGGATAAAATAAGTCTGACGGCCAGCGAGAGCCCGGAGCTCGGCAGCCCGGCCGGGTGTGTCAGTCCCCCGAGAGAGAGCTGGAGAGACATCCAAACCACGGACTCCAAAGACCCCGAGCACACAGAACACAGCATGTTCG GTCAGACCGACTCTCGCGTGATGGAGGATGACCCTGTGGGCCACAGAACGGGGTCACACCTGCTCACCCCGGCACGCAACGGATCCGTCCATTCATTCCACGGTCTTAATGGTAACGTGTCACCCGTCTGCTGGTCGCCAGGCGAACACGAGTCGCCCGATGGGAAAG ACGACGTTCCCTTAAACTCCCCACGGACACCGGTTCAGACGTGCCCGTATTGCCAGCGGACATACCGACGTGATGCGTCTCTGAGGGAACACATGACGTTCTgtcaggagagagagggaggagacAGTGTTTGTCCTTTGTGCGGGTACAGCACACCATACCGGGAACAGATGGAACGACACTTGACGCTTCACAACCAAAGCCAAGAGAAG AACTCCATGTGTGATTCAGCGATGGAGAACCGGAAGTTTAAGTGTGACCAGTGTGGAAAAGCCTTTAAATACAAACACCACCTCAAAGAACATCTCCGCATTCACAGCG GTGAGAAGCCGTACGAATGCACCAACTGTAAGAAGCGCTTTAGTCACTCAGGCTCCTACAGTTCTCATCTCAGCAGCAAGAAGTGTCTCGGCGGGGGTACGACAGGCAACGGAGCTCATTTTAATGGCCACTCCCACCCTGCCTACCTCTTCCTGCCCCCGACGTTGCCCCCTGTGCTCTGCGGTAGAAACAGCATCAGGGGGAAGGGCTCTCCGTACGGTCCGCTCCACATAGACCAACTCACCTTGCCGGATTCTGCAGTGGCGGCAGAGCTGAGCAGGTCATGGGACCCTGCGGCAGATTTGGCCATGAGGACGGGCGTGTTTAAAGGCACCACTTTACTGCCGTTACTGCAGTCGCGCAACAAGTTCGAGCAGCTGTTGCAAGACATGCTTCGCAGGGAAGTGGGAGAACAGGGACAGAAGGCCGGCGAGGGTCTGTTCGCCGGCGTATCGTGTCGGTGGTGTTCGCAAGTGTTTCCCAGCGAGGCGACGCTGGCGCATCACAAACTTGATCAGTGTCGCAGCAAAGACGCAGTCAAAGAGGGCAGTCCGCAATCCCACAGACACAAAGCCGAATCGCCTCTTAACTTCTCTCGACCATCAAACGTGCCTTACGACACCCAGACGTCACCCACCAACAGTGTGCCTTACAGAGACCTGTCGTCACCCCAGTGCGCGTCTTGGCATTCGGTTCCACAACAGATTCTTGTGCCTCTACCGACACCAATGCAACTATCCCAAGATTCCCCTAAACACAAACACTGGCCGAATGAAGAAAACAGCCCTAGAAAACCCAACCCCATTGACCCGACATCACCATCAGGACCTGAACGCCAACAAACCATCGCCTCACGGTTCGGTTTTCCGCCCTGTATGGACCTGTTTGTCAATTCCACATCACCGCGTCAACCGAGTCATCGTGTTCTGGGTTCAGAGGTCGTTCAAAGTGAACCCTTGGATCTCTCCATCCCCAAAGCCCattatgtgcccaaagaatgcAAAAATCAAACTTGTAATGGCTTCTCGCCGCACAGGGAAGGACGAGACAATGGGAATATGTTCATGCCGCAGCAGGTGGGCGGAGCCTATGCCGTATCGCCGCTGTTTGGGAGCACGGTTTTCAGCAACTACCCCCTCTTCAACCACATCATTCCAGGAAGTCTGACGGGAATGGGACACAATGGTCTGACATCACTTCCTCTAACTCCACCGGCCACGAGCCCAGGGTTCCTCTCGCCAGTGGCGTTCATGCCGGAGGCGGACTCAGAATCCTGGATGAAGAGAATTCAGCATGAAAGACATTCAATGATG AATGAGGTGATGAATCGTGGAGGTCTAGAGTATCTGTCTCTGATGGAGGACGGTCTGGATGGAGACATTGGCCCGGGGAGGAAGAGACTGAAAAAGACGGAGGAAGGATTGTACGCTTGTGACATCTGTGACAAAACCTTCCAGAAGAGCAGCTCTCTGCTGCGACACAAATACGAGCACACAG GGAAAAGGCCGCACGAGTGTCAGATCTGCAAGAAGGCCTTTAAACACAAGCATCATTTGATCGAGCACAGCCGTCTGCACTCGGGAGAAAAACCCTATCAGTGTGATAAATGCGGCAAGCGTTTCTCTCACTCGGGCTCGTACTCGCAGCACATGAATCACCGTTACGCCTTCTGCAGCAGAGACGGCGACCCGGACGCGGCCGAAGAGGAGAGTCCCGTCACCGAGCGCAGCGCCAGGACAGACGCGGGCGTATCCGCTCTGGAGGACAGTGGAGCTTATCTCAGTGACTCCAGTATAGAAGAAGCACCGCTGGAGGAAGACGAGGAGGAGGAGAACTCCCTCAATAACCACCTACAGGAGAAAAGCATGATGACGGGGAGTAAAGACACCACAGGAGAATCAGAGGAGAACCCGGtgaaaacagaacagaatgaGGACATGCAGATAACAAATGACACCGGAACAGAGACAGAATGA
- the gli1 gene encoding zinc finger protein GLI1, with translation MLVDMQPRQGLYHYDNTAHQPSRGLAPSARSQYSERLSACVALPGGQSADSRDMYNPSMTPGACMDPYMRPPHAPPPHSMMGHRSMPPPEGGSGAPYCNQNMMSSHHSQLGSEHMGSRDASCFATPRSMLKLSKKRALSISPLSDASVDLQTVIRTSPNSLVAFVNSRCGQNAASSYGHLSVGSMSPSLGYSSSMNYQSRPQGNIYSSPHSHPTPSCHGPSLRLAPHNPRLHVTPKHTHLKTEPVLGSVMDSIKNLEEHSEGDVASPSSSGTQDPLLGLLEGRDDLDKEEKPEPEAIYETNCHWESCSKEFDTQEQLVHHINNEHIHGEKKEFVCHWQDCSREQRPFKAQYMLVVHMRRHTGEKPHKCTFEGCNKAYSRLENLKTHLRSHTGEKPYVCEHEGCNKAFSNASDRAKHQNRTHSNEKPYVCKIPGCTKRYTDPSSLRKHVKTVHGPEAHITKKHRGDTGPRPPGSGITPAGPELLIEKEERSREDCKLLAPESTLKSQPSPGGQSSCSSERSPLGSANNNDSGVEMNLNAAGSLEDLTTQEENGNTGAVDSSGGVGSGGMCMSVQALKRLENLKIDKLKQIRRPTPPGRNSGNKLPALSATGEMTSMCAPSPLLSNRRVMELSVHEAGGVGMGMSCPLNDRRGSGTSSLSSAYTVSRRSSMISPYLSSRRSSDVSQVGPSGHCQSVMGPDIPNDQLSSQNSQRPGSCQNAGGLPGLQSLTPAQQYSLKAKYAAATGGPPPTPLPNMDQPGTPGRHIGFLRECHSQPLPPFLQQGGTRRHSANAEYGTGVIYPHQAPGNNTRRASDPARSMADPQGLPKVQRFNSLSNVSLMSRRNALQQCGSDSIVSRHMYSPRPSSITENVMMETMAMESHGNTAEGREHGNMIQGGDRAYMGYQQQQHHPHNASQLSPGQESLGCMDQVYQSQMQGQYQGQRDDMCISRVMGQNDMANSLLQQAEYGMSTCQLSPSGPHYPSQGQPSDGSGPWGPTNQLHSPQTTMQYQAAGMQGQHYPQQDVYDSTSNPSHQRVAIKPEQFHPSIGGSSSCQNNKPLHQQRLTGSMQGYPPQSQGQGLMGRTSNANCDFHHSQMGTQAGLQQQSQTAAFTSGGISLGCAGSALAESRRSQTPLHQMKEMLVRNYVQSQQALMWEQQQEQRLADGLSGKPDGMDMGGQTAMMQPSPQANQYHGTSYQGYPNQNMMSPQHNRIPSSMKEHTGNIQSSCYGQDMVPRPPQGRKPLSRQNSLSQQTNGAYLESPPQLSPVHSTASPRRGVRLPPVQQQQQHSENFNNNNPLYYSGQIHMHHDIEKTLEPQDGPCLAQQHLTDPAPMSNALENLDLENAQIDFSSIIDDPEPSSYSPINAPMGHHQCSSQTSSRLTTPQTSMTLPSGLSNMAVGDMTSVLTSLVGENKYLNTLS, from the exons actGGCTCCCTCAGCAAGATCTCAATACAGTGAGAGGTTATCTGCGTGTGTGGCGCTCCCCGGTGGTCAGTCAGCAGACAGCAGAGACATGTACAACCCCTCCATGACCCCCGGAGCCTGCATGGATCCCTACATGAGGCCGCCACATGCACCCCCACCCCACAGCATGATGGGACATCGCAGTATGCCTCCGCCAGAGG GTGGCAGCGGTGCCCCCTACTGTAACCAGAACATGATGTCATCGCATCACAGCCAGCTGGGATCAGAGCACATGGGCTCAAGAGACG CCTCGTGTTTCGCTACACCCCGCTCCATGTTAAAGCTGAGTAAGAAGCGTGCGCTGTCCATTTCTCCCCTGTCCGACGCCAGCGTGGACCTGCAGACGGTTATACGCACATCTCCCAACTCGCTGGTGGCGTTTGTGAACTCTCGCTGTGGGCAAAACGCTGCAAGCTCATATGGGCATCTGTCTGTGGGTTCCATGAG TCCATCACTGGGTTATTCGAGCTCAATGAACTACCAGTCCCGACCTCAGGGCAACATTTACAGCAGTCCACACAGTCACCCTACTCCATCCTGCCATGGACCTTCACTTCGCCTGGCCCCGCACAACCCCAGACTTCACGTTACtccgaaacacacacac CTGAAGACCGAACCTGTTTTGGGTAGCGTGATGGACAGCATTAAGAATCTGGAGGAACATTCAGAAGGAGATGTGGCGAGTCCATCGTCCTCTGGAACCCAG GATCCTCTTTTGGGTCTACTAGAGGGTAGAGATGATCTCGATAAGGAGGAGAAACCAGAACCAGAGGCCATTTATGAGACCAATTGTCACTGGGAGAGCTGCAGTAAAGAGTTTGATACCCAGGAACAGCTCGTGCAC CACATCAATAATGAGCACATACACGGAGAGAAGAAAGAGTTTGTGTGTCACTGGCAAGACTGCTCTCGAGAACAGAGGCCGTTTAAAGCTCAGTACATGCTTGTCGTCCACATGCGCAGACATACTGGAGAAAAACCTCACAAGTGCACT TTTGAAGGCTGTAATAAAGCGTACTCTCGCCTTGAGAACCTGAAGACTCATCTGCGCTCGCACACCGGCGAGAAACCTTATGTGTGTGAACACGAGGGTTGCAACAAAGCATTTTCCAACGCCTCAGACCGCGCCAAACACCAGAACCGAACACACTCCAATGAG AAACCGTACGTCTGTAAGATTCCTGGCTGCACGAAGCGCTACACTGACCCGAGCTCTTTAAGAAAGCATGTGAAGACGGTACATGGACCTGAGGCTCACATCACTAAAAAGCACAGAGGGGACACCGGCCCACGTCCTCCAGGATCTGGAATAACCCCTGCAGGTCCTGAACTGCTCATAGAGAAAGAGGAACGAAGCAGAGAAGACTGCAAATTACTTGCTCCAGAATCCACACTG AAATCCCAACCAAGCCCTGGCGGACAGTCGTCCTGCAGCAGCGAACGTTCCCCGCTAGGGAGCGCCAACAACAACGACAGCGGTGTTGAGATGAACCTCAACGCAGCCGGCAGTCTTGAGGACCTGACAACACAAGAGGAAAATGGGAACACTGGTGCAGTTGACTCCAGCGGTGGTGTTGGATCAGGAGGGATGTGCATGTCTGTACAAGCCTTAAAAAGGCTAGAGAACTTGAAGATTGACAAACTGAAGCAGATTCGACGACCAACACCTCCTGGACGGAATTCAGGAAATAAACTTCCAGCTCTCTCAG CAACGGGAGAGATGACTAGCATGTGTGCGCCCTCCCCCTTGCTCTCTAACCGGCGAGTAATGGAGCTCTCTGTCCATGAGGCGGGAGGAGTTGGGATGGGTATGTCATGCCCACTAAACGATCGGCGTGGAAGTGGCACCAGTAGCCTCAGCTCTGCCTACACAGTGAGCCGACGTTCATCTATGATCTCGCCTTATCTCTCAAGTAGACGCTCCAGTGATGTCTCTCAAGTTGGTCCGAGCGGTCACTGCCAGTCTGTGATGGGGCCTGACATACCCAATGACCAGTTATCTTCTCAAAACAGCCAAAGGCCTGGATCATGTCAAAACGCTGGTGGATTGCCAGGTCTACAAAGTCTCACTCCTGCACAGCAGTACAGTTTAAAGGCTAAATACGCAGCCGCAACTGGCGGACCACCACCCACCCCTCTACCCAACATGGACCAACCTGGCACCCCAGGCAGACACATTGGTTTCCTAAGAGAATGCCACAGCCAGCCTCTTCCTCCATTTCTGCAGCAAGGGGGCACAAGAAGGCACAGTGCTAATGCTGAATACGGCACTGGAGTGATATACCCACATCAGGCACCTGGCAACAACACAAGGCGTGCCAGTGATCCAGCACGCTCGATGGCTGACCCGCAGGGCTTGCCCAAAGTGCAACGCTTTAACAGCCTGAGTAACGTCTCGCTTATGAGTCGGCGCAATGCATTGCAGCAGTGTGGCTCTGACTCCATTGTAAGCAGACATATGTACTCACCACGACCATCAAGCATAACTGAAAACGTCATGATGGAAACCATGGCCATGGAATCTCACGGGAACACCGCAGAAGGCAGAGAACACGGCAACATGATCCAGGGTGGGGACAGAGCCTACATGGGCTACCAGCAACAGCAGCACCACCCTCACAATGCCAGTCAACTCTCTCCTGGACAAGAAAGCCTTGGATGCATGGATCAAGTCTATCAATCTCAGATGCAAGGTCAGTACCAGGGCCAGCGTGACGATATGTGTATCTCCAGGGTAATGGGTCAGAACGACATGGCAAACAGTCTTCTACAGCAAGCTGAGTATGGCATGAGCACCTGTCAACTGAGCCCCTCTGGCCCACACTATCCCAGCCAGGGGCAGCCGAGCGATGGATCAGGGCCATGGGGACCGACCAACCAGCTCCATAGCCCCCAGACCACCATGCAGTACCAGGCCGCAGGCATGCAAGGGCAACATTACCCTCAACAGGATGTATATGACTCCACCTCTAACCCTAGCCATCAAAGAGTAGCAATAAAACCAGAGCAGTTCCATCCCTCCATCGGAGGATCCAGCTCTTGCCAGAACAACAAACCTTTACACCAGCAACGCCTTACTGGGAGCATGCAAGGATATCCACCACAGTCACAAGGACAGGGCCTGATGGGAAGGACCTCCAATGCCAACTGTGACTTCCATCACAGCCAGATGGGAACACAAGCTGGTCTTCAGCAGCAGAGCCAGACTGCAGCATTCACAAGTGGAGGAATAAGTCTTGGATGTGCTGGCTCTGCGTTGGCGGAAAGCCGCAGGTCGCAGACGCCATTGCATCAAATGAAGGAAATGTTGGTGAGAAACTACGTGCAGTCTCAGCAGGCTCTTATGTGGGAACAGCAACAGGAACAGAGGCTAGCTGATGGTCTCTCTGGGAAGCCAGACGGCATGGACATGGGAGGACAAACAGCAATGATGCAGCCCAGTCCCCAAGCTAACCAGTATCATGGCACCAGTTACCAAGGCTACCCAAACCAGAACATGATGAGTCCACAGCATAATCGAATTCCCAGTTCAATGAAAGAGCATACAGGTAATATCCAGAGCTCCTGCTATGGCCAGGACATGGTACCCCGTCCACCTCAGGGACGGAAGCCTCTAAGTCGCCAGAACAGCCTCTCTCAACAGACAAATGGAGCATACCTGGAAAGCCCACCACAACTGAGTCCCGTCCACTCCACCGCCAGTCCTAGAAGAGGAGTACGCTTACCACCCGTtcagcaacagcagcagcatTCAGAAAACTTCAACAACAACAATCCCCTGTACTACTCGGGTCAGATTCACATGCACCATGACATAGAGAAGACGTTGGAACCCCAGGATGGTCCGTGCCTGGCCCAACAGCACCTGACAGACCCGGCACCCATGTCTAATGCCTTAGAGAACCTGGACTTGGAGAATGCTCAGATTGACTTTTCGTCCATTATTGATGACCCAGAGCCTTCATCTTACAGTCCAATCAATGCACCCATGGGACACCACCAGTGCTCCTCTCAGACGTCCTCTCGTCTCACCACACCCCAGACATCCATGACTCTTCCCAGCGGCCTATCCAATATGGCAGTCGGGGACATGACCTCTGTGTTGACATCTCTGGTTGGAGAGAACAAATATTTGAACACTCTGTCTTAA